From Onychostoma macrolepis isolate SWU-2019 chromosome 05, ASM1243209v1, whole genome shotgun sequence:
TATAGTGTTACAGCCATGCTAACATTCATGATGTATTAACACATTCTGTTACTGTCTACATATTGGTGAGTTTATCCTTATAATCTTAACAAGTCAACCTTGTTTGTCTTATTAAAAGATCCATGTTTATGAAACAAACGGCACTGTCTGTCATTGCTGAGCTTCTAACTATTCTGCCTGCTCGAAATGCTAGTGAAAGCAGGTCAGGAGAGAAGCTTGGATAATTAATGAAGTACATAGTCTcccaaaaaacatggtaaagCCAAGAATGTAGCAGAATAAgtagaataaaaaaagataagagATTTGCTCTCATATTGTTATTGTGCactgatacacacacatttctgaCTTTTGATATTGTCGTCCTCTTATCCCGTAATTTTCtttctgtcatttttgacctCTGTGGTGGATATTGACGTCTGTGGTCTTTTTCCACCATCAGATATCATCCGCCATTCAGTCTCATTCATATTGGCAGACTGGTGGGTGCCATCTATTGATAGAACTCTGTGTGTATGACTTGATTATAAACTAGTCCCACCCTGTTTTTCATCTCAAGTGTATGttaagagaaagagagagtgaaagaagaCGATTAAATGAGATGAATTTGAGTGTAATTATCATTAAGTTAGTATTTTAGTGTCCAGACTTCTGGTCAGTTTTGGGTATtcagtcatttattcattcagttaGTCGGATGGGCCTGGTTTATACCCTCTGCTTCTTGTGTTTGGTGtttattctctctctcctcctacAGGCTTTGGCATGCTGCTCCTCTGCAGAGACACCAGCTATCCAGGCTTCTCTTTAAcatcctctgtgtgtgtgtgtgtgtgtgtgtgtgtgtgtgtgtgtgtgtttgcttgaCTCTCAGACCTTTTTTGGGCACGAGTTTGTATTGACGTGTTGAAGTgatggtgtgttttgacagttgtttttagcattgattttttttttttaaagttacacAGCTGTGATAGCTGTTTTTAAACGAACAGAAGAAGAGACATGTTCTGTGATTGCTGGTTTGATGTTGTATTGCATGTTTTATTGTTGACACAAGCATCCTCATATCTCATATGTCTCCTTCATAGGATGAGGGCTTGGTCAAGGAAATCAGCATCACTCACCACGTCAAGGAGGGCTCGGAAAAAGCGGACACACGACAGTTTGAACTCTGTAAGGTGCTGGGCCAAGGCTCTTTTGGCAAGGTGAACTGCTCACATATGAGAAAATCAaacattatccatttttattattgtgctTACATGCAGAAGCATCATTCTGTTGGTTTTTACTTAATAATGGCACACGTTCCTGCAGGTGTTCCTTGTCAGGAAGATAACTGGGCCCGATGCAGGACAGCTCTATGCTATGAAAGTGCTAAAGAAAGCTACATTGAAAGGTGTGTTTTGaatattgttttatgttttggcaACTTCTTTAAAAGCCTTCGCTGTCAGTGGATTATTATTGAAGTTGTACAAACTGAAAAAGGTTGAAACTGAACTTAACTGAAAAAGTTTTTATAATGGggattgtttgttttgtttgggtgTGTGTGGTTTCAGTACGAGATCGAATACGTACAAAGATGGAGAGAGACATACTAGTTGAGGTCAACCATCCTTTTATTGTTAAACTGCACTATGGTGAGTTATTGACTTCCCATCACCAATCAGATTCTTACGCTTCATGGTTGTGTGCTTCTGTTGAACTTTAATTGAACTTATAGTACAACTTCTTATtactaattatatttaaatgcactTGTTACAAATCTTTAATTTTGATTCCTCAGCGTTTCAGACAGAAGGCAAACTCTATCTGATTCTGGACTTTCTCAGAGGAGGAGATCTCTTCACTCGCCTGTCCAAAGAGGTGAATTACAtgtctagggacagaaaaatcCAACATGTTTaagaattaaacaaaaaaatgtttttgaaagatgtctcttattctcaccaagtctgcatttatgtcatcacaaatacagtaaaatattgtgaaatattattgcaatttaaaataactcttttctaatctaatatgttaaaaaatttaatttattcctgtgatggcaaagttgaattttcagcatcattactccagtctttagtgtcacatgatcattcagaaatcattctaatatactgattagTTGCtcaataaaaattgtattatcagTCAAAAtggctgcttaatatttttgtggaaactgtggtaaATTTTCTTTAGGACTCTTTGACAGACTGTTCataagagcagcatttattttaaatagtttttgtaacaatgtaagaatctttactgtcacttttgattaatgtaATCCatcattgctaaataaaaatatcagtttCTTGCTAAACAAAATCGAACTGactttaaatgtttgaatggtGGTGTACTTGTTAAtctcatttaaaatatgaatcaacagttttaaataatgtaagaaTAGATGAAGTTCTGCTAATTTTTCTACCCCTCTTTCATGTCTTTATGTAGGTGATGTTTACAGAGGAGGATGTAAAGTTCTACCTTGCAGAGCTGGCTTTGGCCTTGAACCATTTACATGGACTGGGAATCATCTACAGAGATCTCAAACCAGAAAAGTATGCTTCTCACCCACGTGTTAAGTAAAGTGTGAGGTGTCTCAGCTCAAAGTTCAACAGCAAAGTGCATAGTAACTACATGTTTAAGAACACAGTATATACtacaaatattgtaataattctaatcaataaataattgtaatatatcCACATATTAGGATGTTTCTAATAATCACACTTTGACTAACTCAATGCATTGCACATTTGCATAAGAGAACTAAATTTGACTCTCTTTCAGTATTCTTTTGGATAATGATGGACACATCAAACTTACAGGTATGTGTGTTTTATCACTAATAATGATAACTTTGTATATAACAATCTTGAATGAGTTCGTCATAGTTTCAGATTTGTCTTTTTGAGCATTTTGTGAGAATCTTACAATAAGTCTTAGTACGTGTAAGATTTGttgtgtctttgtgtgtgtttcctaGACTTTGGGTTGAGTAAAGAGTCCATTGATCATGAGAACAAGGCGTATTCGTTCTGTGGTACGGTGGAATACATGGCTCCAGAGGTGGTCAACCGCAGAGGTCACACTCACAGTGCTGATTGGTGGTCCTACGGTGTGCTAATGGTAAGAGggttaatattatatttgtatattacaaCATAATTTTTGTGTCAGTGCAGTGATTATGATGTATTTCTACCTTCTCAGTTTGAAATGCTGACCGGAACGCTTCCATTCCAAGGGAAAGACCGAAAGGAGACCATGACAATGATCTTAAAGTAAGTCTAATTTACTCAAAACGCTGATCTGAACGGAGTCTTTGTACTGACGTTGCTTTCTGTGTCTCCAGGGCCAAGCTAGGCATGCCTCAGTTTCTTAGTGCAGAGGCCCAGTCTCTGCTCCGCAATCTGTTCAAGAGGAATCCTGGCAACCGCTTGGGTGAGGAAAGCTCATTTTCAAGTTTTCCAAGAACAGGTTGTACATGCTGAGTAAATTTGGTgaatttcagtctgttcattGATTGTTGGGGTTGGAATTTCAGGAGCCGGACCTGATGGAGTAGAAGAGATCAAAAGACATTCGTTCTTCAGCACAATTGACTGGAATGtaagtttattttgttttattttttttctgttaaaccTCTTTTTACCTTGttaaaaacagctcttttcacAGTGACCTGTTTcagtgcatgtctctttaagtGATAATGAGCTACTGCTCACCCCACCCCGCCATAATTGTGATATCAGTGCACTCCTAAtttttagttgttgttgttttttttttatatatattttaaatgtagtttttttccccctctagAAATTATACAGAAAGGAAGTGACTCCTCCCTTTAAACCAGTCATCCAGAGGCCAGATGACACGTTTTACTTTGACTCTGAGTTCACTGCCAAAACCCCACGAGGTGTGTGATGCAAATATTCTCTTTCCCTAAACAGTAGATGCGCTTCTTATCACAACAATTTGCTGGCACTTAgtttacttttttgtttgtccCAGACTCTCCTGGTATCCCTCCAAGTGCCAATGCCCATCAGCTCTTCAGAGGGTTTAGCTTTGTTGCCCCTGGAGTAGAAGAGGAGAGCCAGCCGCCCATTCAGAGCAACCTCAACATGAGCGGCATACTGCAGGTATCCTTGCGTCACTCACACACTCCTCTTCTCTCACACCTGCAACATGGGAATAAAGTGTATACATGTGTGTTATACAGCAACCCCACCGGAGCACGCTTCAGTTCATGGATGTATATGATGTTAAAGAAGACATTGGTGTGGGCTCTTACTCCATCTGCAAGCGCTGTGTGCACAAGAGCACAGGCATGGACTATGCAGTCAAGGTAAATATATCTCTACATCTGTGTTGTTACTGACATCTTTATGGTTCTTATAGTTTTATAGAGAGCTGTGTTGGCAGTTCTGATTGCTTTGTCAGTTGCAATAGAGGTGTGTTAAGTATTAATTGGTTTTTCCATGTGTATTCATTACTAACGTTCACAAGTTTAGGGTTGCTATGATTTTAAAAGAAgattcttatgctcaccaaggctgcatttggtTTCAATGGTTTTGGTTGGATTGCAGATTATAAGTAAGGATCGGAGAGATCCAACAGAGGAGGTTGAGATTCTGCTGCGTTATGGACAACATCCCAACATCATCACTCTGAAAGACGTGAgtgattgtttgtgtgtgtgcctgtaGGACACTTATAACTGGAATGTCCCAGGTTTTGTCTCCAGTTATTCTGAGTCTTTGTGGGTTTATAGGTATTCGATGATGGGCGATCGGTGTACCTGGTCACAGAGTTGATGAAAGGTGGAGAACTACTGGATAAAATCCTCCGACAAAAGTTTTTCTCTGAGAGAGAGGCCAGTGCTGTCCTTCACACCATTACAAAGACTGTTGAATATCTGCATGCCCAAGGGGTAAGAGCATTCTCGCACACACAGCAAACATTACTCATTAAGATTTAATTTAGCCAGGATAATTAAGTACACTGTTACAccatttaaatatctttttggTATGCCTTCAATCAAACTCGTATGCatcattattaatttttatttaaatgcatattttaggtgtatgtatttattatgagTTGTTATGGTTCATAGATATGCACTTTagttatcaaatatttaaatatttcatgtttatacTGTTTATTTGTGATCATGGTAAGCAGATTGTAACTTTGGTTGCAGGTAGTACACAGAGACCTAAAGCCCAGTAATATCCTGTACGTGGACGAATCAGGCAACCCAGAATCAATCAGGATCTGTGATTTTGGTTTTGCCAAACAACTCCGCGCAGAAAATGGACTGCTGATGACACCATGCTACACTGCTAACTTTGTTGCTCCAGAGGTACcttttgatttgttttagaTGAGAGACTAGATGtatctatattatattatttttgtaagttattattttcaatactctgtcattatttatgttTGTGTTATCCCCTCAGGTCCTGAAGAAGCAAGGCTATGATGCAGCCTGTGATATCTGGAGTCTTGGAGTTCTCCTTTATACCATGCTTACAGGGTACATTAACAAGTCAGATTTTCTGCATGCATTTTTCTGTTGCATACAGATCTTGATTTAGTTCAAAAACAATACAACTCGCCACTCTTATCCATCCTGCAGGTTCACTCCGTTTGCTAATGGCCCAGAAGATACGCCGGAAGAAATTCTGGCTCGGATTGGCAGTGGGAAATTCTCCCTCTCTGGAGGATATTGGAATTCTGTATCATTCGAGGCTAAGGTTGAAGGCCCTCCTTTTGTTTATCACACTTCCTTAGCCTCATCTATATGTATTTGATGTAAAATCTTTAAACCTCTTTGTTGACAGGACCTAGTATCAAAGATGCTTCACGTTGATCCTCATAAGAGATTGACTGCTGCTCAAGTTCTTCGTCACCCATGGATAGTCAACAAGGACCAGCTACCAAAATACCAACTTAACCGCCAGGATGCACCTCATCTAGTGAAGGTTTGTTTTGCAATAATAGTTTCAAATGTGAAGCTAGCAAATTGAATCATGGTTTCCTCGtcctgtattattattataatacttaATGCTTCTGTTTGACTctgtattcttattatttttccCTTTTATCTCAGGGAGCAATGGCAGCCACCTATTCAGCCCTGAACAGAAATGTTTCTCCCGTACTGGACCCGGTGGGATGCTCCACACTCGCTCAGCGCCGTGGCGCCAAAAAGCTGACCTCTACTGCCCTGTGACCATTCAGATTTAACCCCAAACTACAAATGGCACATAAGTTTGTGAGACGCATGGCTGTTCTACTGTCGTCATGGAATGGCAGCCCAAACCAAaaaaactaacttttttttaGTTCTTGTCATGCATCATCATGTAGAATATTATAAAAAGCTCTTTGGAGAATATTAAATTCATGTACAATTGTTTTATGAAAACTCTAGAAATGTACTTCATATGGGATTATATgtgaatatgaaaatatttctgAGTGTCTGTGTGGAGATAATGTATGATGTTAAGAGACTATGATTCACAGTTTGTTTTCTGTATTGTGGTGGTGGTGATGTCTTACCCAGCGATTACATGGAGCCGTACTATTGCTAGTATTATTATATGATCATAGCTGTGCCCACCCTCTTCAAGACAGACCTCACGTGCTGAAATGGCTTACTCAATCTTTTCCTTTTGAAAGAAAGAGCTGTCAGTCAGTAATGTCTCTACACGCAACTTCAGATGGTGTTTAAACATGGTGCAGTGTTGAAACCATTTGTGAAATCAAAGAGAACTATGCAAGTAAGCTTACAATCCTCATTGTATGTCCCTAGAGCTGTAGTGTGTCACAAACCCAAGTATTTTGTGTTGATATAGTGTTTTAATTGGGCAAAGTGGTCCAAAAACCCTTTGTCATGCACACGTGTCTTAAAGGGCATTTGATTTGCAAAAAAGGCAATCCAAATAGTGACCTCATTCTTGAAATCGTCTTCCTCTCCAGCAGACCAATACCCTTCATATAAGAGCTACTCATCAGAACTTATATGAGAACACTTGTATGCTGTATCTTTCATAATGGATATGGTAACATTATGTAGGAGCTGATGGTAGATGGATATATAtgggagtttttttttgttttgttttgtttttttactgggAATGACCAATATACTGCTGTCTTACTCTAAGTGATTCCTAACACTCCTTTTTTGTATTTCTTGATGTTCATTCTCTTCATGAAATTAAAGGGAAATATGCAGGCTATATTAACCAAGATTGTTCCAATTTTCTCAATCATAATTTTAAAGACAATTCagaatgtattatttttatacctggcaatgaactgttttttttttaatgtttatgtatgtcTGTATGTGAGGCCACATGTTTGGTGAGACTTGTGCCACAGGCGACGTCTTGTTCTggaattaatttacattaattagttaaactgttctttttttattgttgctgctgtattttaataataacagtGCAAGTGAGAAATGTCCTAGTGATCTCTTCTGGCCACTATTATATAACACTGGACATGTATTTTTGCAACACAGTTGTGCTTGAGAGAGCAGGTTTTTACCCCTGTATTAAAAACTATCTGATCAagtttaagtaaaataaatctTGCAGttcagttttatgtttttctccGAATTACTCAGCTTTGAaacctttaaaatgtattgtccTCAATGAACAGGATTTGGCGCTTTGTATTTCCAGCCCAATGAAATTGTGTCTTTGAGAGTATGAATAAAG
This genomic window contains:
- the rps6ka3a gene encoding ribosomal protein S6 kinase alpha-1 isoform X2, with the translated sequence MLLLCRDTSYPGFSLTSSDEGLVKEISITHHVKEGSEKADTRQFELCKVLGQGSFGKVFLVRKITGPDAGQLYAMKVLKKATLKVRDRIRTKMERDILVEVNHPFIVKLHYAFQTEGKLYLILDFLRGGDLFTRLSKEVMFTEEDVKFYLAELALALNHLHGLGIIYRDLKPENILLDNDGHIKLTDFGLSKESIDHENKAYSFCGTVEYMAPEVVNRRGHTHSADWWSYGVLMFEMLTGTLPFQGKDRKETMTMILKAKLGMPQFLSAEAQSLLRNLFKRNPGNRLGAGPDGVEEIKRHSFFSTIDWNKLYRKEVTPPFKPVIQRPDDTFYFDSEFTAKTPRDSPGIPPSANAHQLFRGFSFVAPGVEEESQPPIQSNLNMSGILQQPHRSTLQFMDVYDVKEDIGVGSYSICKRCVHKSTGMDYAVKIISKDRRDPTEEVEILLRYGQHPNIITLKDVFDDGRSVYLVTELMKGGELLDKILRQKFFSEREASAVLHTITKTVEYLHAQGVVHRDLKPSNILYVDESGNPESIRICDFGFAKQLRAENGLLMTPCYTANFVAPEVLKKQGYDAACDIWSLGVLLYTMLTGFTPFANGPEDTPEEILARIGSGKFSLSGGYWNSVSFEAKDLVSKMLHVDPHKRLTAAQVLRHPWIVNKDQLPKYQLNRQDAPHLVKGAMAATYSALNRNVSPVLDPVGCSTLAQRRGAKKLTSTAL
- the rps6ka3a gene encoding ribosomal protein S6 kinase alpha-1 isoform X1, with translation MPLAQFADPWQKLPVGHMENEDDSMVDDDASVQDEGLVKEISITHHVKEGSEKADTRQFELCKVLGQGSFGKVFLVRKITGPDAGQLYAMKVLKKATLKVRDRIRTKMERDILVEVNHPFIVKLHYAFQTEGKLYLILDFLRGGDLFTRLSKEVMFTEEDVKFYLAELALALNHLHGLGIIYRDLKPENILLDNDGHIKLTDFGLSKESIDHENKAYSFCGTVEYMAPEVVNRRGHTHSADWWSYGVLMFEMLTGTLPFQGKDRKETMTMILKAKLGMPQFLSAEAQSLLRNLFKRNPGNRLGAGPDGVEEIKRHSFFSTIDWNKLYRKEVTPPFKPVIQRPDDTFYFDSEFTAKTPRDSPGIPPSANAHQLFRGFSFVAPGVEEESQPPIQSNLNMSGILQQPHRSTLQFMDVYDVKEDIGVGSYSICKRCVHKSTGMDYAVKIISKDRRDPTEEVEILLRYGQHPNIITLKDVFDDGRSVYLVTELMKGGELLDKILRQKFFSEREASAVLHTITKTVEYLHAQGVVHRDLKPSNILYVDESGNPESIRICDFGFAKQLRAENGLLMTPCYTANFVAPEVLKKQGYDAACDIWSLGVLLYTMLTGFTPFANGPEDTPEEILARIGSGKFSLSGGYWNSVSFEAKDLVSKMLHVDPHKRLTAAQVLRHPWIVNKDQLPKYQLNRQDAPHLVKGAMAATYSALNRNVSPVLDPVGCSTLAQRRGAKKLTSTAL